One Pseudorca crassidens isolate mPseCra1 chromosome 21, mPseCra1.hap1, whole genome shotgun sequence DNA segment encodes these proteins:
- the ING2 gene encoding inhibitor of growth protein 2 translates to MLGQQQQQLYSSAALLTGERSRLLTCYVQDYLECVESLPHDMQRNVSVLRELDNKYQETLKEIDDVYEKYKKEDDSNQKKRLQQHLQRALINSQELGDEKIQIVTQMLELVENRARQMELHSQCFQDPAESERASDKAKMDSSQPERSSRRPRRQRTSESRDLCHMTNGIEDCDDQPPKEKKSKSAKKKKRSKAKQEREASPVEFAIDPNEPTYCLCNQVSYGEMIGCDNEQCPIEWFHFSCVSLTYKPKGKWYCPKCRGDNEKTMDKSTEKTKKERRSR, encoded by the exons ATGTTAgggcagcagcaacagcaactCTACTCGTCGGCCGCGCTCCTGACCGGGGAGCGGAGCCGGCTCCTCACCTGCTATGTGCAGGACTACCTCGAGTGCGTGGAGTCGTTGCCCCACGACATGCAGAGGAACGTGTCCGTGCTGCGAGAGCTGGACAACAAATATCAAG aaacATTAAAGGAAATTGATGATGTctatgaaaaatataagaaagaagatGATTCAAACCAGAAAAAACGCCTCCAGCAGCATCTCCAGAGAGCATTAATCAATAGTCAAGAATTGGGAGATGAAAAAATTCAGATTGTCACACAGATGCTCGAATTGGTGGAAAATCGGGCAAGGCAAATGGAGCTACATTCACAGTGTTTTCAAGATCCTGCTGAAAGTGAGCGAGCCTCAGATAAAGCAAAGATGGATTCCAGCCAACCAGAACGATCTTCGAGAAGACCCCGCCGACAGCGAACCAGTGAAAGCCGTGATCTGTGTCACATGACGAATGGGATTGAAGACTGTGATGATCAGCCAcctaaagaaaagaaatccaagtcagccaagaaaaagaaacgTTCCAAGGCCAAGCAGGAAAGGGAAGCTTCGCCTGTTGAGTTTGCAATAGATCCCAACGAACCTACATATTGTTTATGTAACCAAGTGTCTTATGGGGAAATGATCGGATGTGACAATGAACAGTGTCCAATTGAATGGTTtcacttttcatgtgtttcacTTACCTAtaaaccaaaggggaaatggtaTTGCCCAAAGTGCAGGGGAGATAATGAGAAAACGATGGACAAAAGTactgaaaagacaaagaaggagagaAGATCGAGGTAG